Within Sporosarcina sp. PTS2304, the genomic segment CGAATGCACGTCTAGTTGCTGATGCATTTCCAATACGGGCTTCGCATAGATTTTCGTCGGTGTAAGTAAAGCTTCTCCTACTGTGCCTAATTGTTCATAACCTTCAATTGTACTGTCAATATGTGCGCCAAGTTGTTCAAAGACGATATGACGCACAAGTGAATAACCATTCGAATGAATACCGCTTGATGCGATTCCTACAAGAACATCGCCTTCTGTTACGTTCTCGCCAGTAACTAATTTGCTTTTCTCGCATGCACCTACCGCAAATCCTGCCAAGTCGTATTCATCTTCTTCATAGAGACCAGGCATTTCTGCTGTTTCTCCACCAATCAAAGCAGCTCCCGATTGTACACAACCGTCCGCTACTCCTTTAACAATTGCCTCTACTTTTTCAGGAACTGCTTTTCCTAGTGCGACATAGTCAAGGAAATATAATGGTTCTGCCCCTTGCGCTACAATATCATTGACACACATAGCAACACAGTCGATACCGATCGTATCATGACGATCTGCCATGAATGCCAGTTTCAACTTCGTACCTACACCGTCTGTTCCAGAAATTAGAACGGGTTCTTTATATTCAAGAGCAGAAAGATCAAACATTCCGCCAAACCCACCAAATGCGCCTGCCACTCCTTTACGAGTAGTTCTTGCTACGTGGGATTTCATGCGTTCTACTGATTCGTAGCCCGCCTCAATATTGACTCCTGCTTTTTCATACGCCTTCGACATGGAAAGGCCTCCTATCGTACGATTTCTTTTACGTGCGGCATTGCTGTATCCGAATAAATCTCAGTTGGATAGTCACCTGTAAAACAAGCTAAACATTGACCACAATTTTTCATTTCAGACGACCGGCCGTTTGATTCCAACATTCCATCAATAGATAGGAAGTGAAGTGAATCAGCACCGATTTCTTCACACATTTCTTCTAACGTACGACCAGTTGCAATCAGCTCCGAATCGGAACTAATGTCTACGCCATAATAACAAGGTGCGATTAACGGCGGTGAAGCAATGACTACGTGTATTTCCTTTGCCCCTGCTTCCCGCAGCATAGCGACAATACGTTTAGACGTTGTTCCACGAACTATAGAATCATCAACCATAACGACTCGTTTTCCGTGAACCACTTGATGGACTGGAGATAACTTCATCTTCACGCCTTTTTCACGTAATGCCTGAGACGGTTGAATGAATGTTCTGCCAACGTAACGATTTTTAATCAATCCTAATTCGTATGGAATACCACTTTGTTCAGAAAATCCGATAGCAGCAGAAATACTGGAATCCGGAACACCTGTCACAACATCAGCACTAATTTGCACTTCGCGAGCAAGTTGTTTTCCACATCGTTTGCGGGCTGCATGAATATTAATCCCATCAATATCAGAATCGGGACGAGAAA encodes:
- the purM gene encoding phosphoribosylformylglycinamidine cyclo-ligase, with the translated sequence MSKAYEKAGVNIEAGYESVERMKSHVARTTRKGVAGAFGGFGGMFDLSALEYKEPVLISGTDGVGTKLKLAFMADRHDTIGIDCVAMCVNDIVAQGAEPLYFLDYVALGKAVPEKVEAIVKGVADGCVQSGAALIGGETAEMPGLYEEDEYDLAGFAVGACEKSKLVTGENVTEGDVLVGIASSGIHSNGYSLVRHIVFEQLGAHIDSTIEGYEQLGTVGEALLTPTKIYAKPVLEMHQQLDVHSMGHITGGGFFENLPRMFSEGFGVEIDLGAWPILPVFQMLKEKGELTDRDLYSVFNMGIGFVIALPEAEAAKAIAIAEAHSEKAYIIGRVTNEEGVKFNGEHDGTLV